From a region of the Hypanus sabinus isolate sHypSab1 chromosome 2, sHypSab1.hap1, whole genome shotgun sequence genome:
- the LOC132402946 gene encoding extracellular calcium-sensing receptor-like, with the protein MDGSSYHVYKAVYSIAHALHGMFTCVEGDGPFVNNSCAHIANFEPWQLLHYLRTVNFTTKEGETLYFDENGDPVPRYELVNLQTNLRGSVDIVNVGYYDGSAPAGQELTLNVEKIRWSTDGNSEELIQTVCSEPCRPGTRKVTRKGQPICCFNCVECADGEISNVTDSTDCIKCLLEYWSNQAKTHCVLKKVEFLSFGEVLGFVLLTLALVGVCFTMATAAIFYRYRHTPMVKANNSELSFLLLFALLLCFICSLAFIGEPSGWSCMLRRTAFGVVFVLCISCILSKTILVVVAFKTTLPNSRVMNRFGPTQQRLGIFVLTFLQGITCVVWLNVSPPYPLKNMRYYRDIIILECNVGSLIAFYLVSAYIALLSIVCLVLAFLARKLPDSFNDAKFITFSMLIFCAVWITFIPVYVSSPGKYTVAVEMFAIWASNFGLLVCIFAPKCYIILLKPESNTKKNIMTKESSL; encoded by the exons ATGGATGGCAGTTCATACCACGTGTATAAAGCGGTCTACTCCATTGCTCACGCACTACACGGCATGTTCACCTGTGTCGAAGGAGACGGACCCTTTGTGAATAACTCATGCGCTCATATTGCAAATTTCGAACCTTGGCAG TTGCTGCACTACCTCCGCACCGTGAATTTCACAACGAAGGAGGGAGAAACCCTATATTTTGATGAAAACGGTGACCCGGTGCCAAGATACGAATTAGTGAACTTACAAACGAATCTCAGGGGCAGCGTCGACATTGTAAATGTCGGATATTATGACGGCTCGGCTCCGGCAGGGCAGGAACTAACATTGAATGTCGAGAAAATCAGGTGGAGCACGGACGGAAAT tcGGAAGAGttgatacaga CTGTTTGCTCAGAACCCTGTCGCCCTGGAACAAGGAAAGTCACCCGAAAAGGGCAGCCTATATGTTGTTTTAACTGTGTAGAGTGCGCCGACGGTGAGATCAGCAACGTCACTG ATTCCACGGATTGTATCAAGTGTCTATTGGAGTACTGGTCCAATCAGGCAAAAACGCATTGTGTTCTCAAGAAGGTTGAGTTTCTGTCTTTTGGAGAAGTCCTGGGGTTTGTATTACTGACCCTTGCTCTTGTTGGAGTATGTTTTACAATGGCCACGGCTGCAATTTTCTACCGGTATCGACACACCCCTATGGTCAAAGCGAACAACTCCGAGCTCAGTTTCCTGTTGCTCTTCGCCCTCTTGCTTTGCTTCATTTGCTCGCTCGCCTTCATTGGAGAACCATCCGGTTGGTCTTGCATGTTGCGTCGCACAGCTTTCGGGGTTGTGTTCGTTCTCTGCATTTCCTGCATCTTAAGCAAAACTATCCTTGTAGTGGTTGCCTTTAAAACAACTCTACCAAATAGTAGAGTGATGAACCGTTTTGGACCGACGCAGCAACGCTTGGGAATATTCGTCCTTACCTTCTTGCAAGGTATAACTTGCGTTGTCTGGTTAAATGTGTCACCTCCCTACCCCCTGAAAAACATGAGATATTACAGAGACATCATTATTCTGGAATGTAACGTGGGCTCATTGATCGCCTTTTACTTAGTGTCGGCCTACATTGCTCTGTTGTCCATTGTGTGTTTAGTGCTTGCTTTCCTTGCCAGAAAGCTCCCGGACAGTTTTAATGATGCCAAGTTCATCACCTTCAGCATGCTGATCTTTTGCGCTGTTTGGATAACTTTTATTCCAGTTTATGTGAGCTCTCCAGGAAAGTACACCGTTGCTGTAGAGATGTTCGCTATCTGGGCATCAAACTTCGGTCTGCTCGTCTGCATTTTTGCACCGAAATGTTACATTATCTTACTGAAACCGGAGAGTAATACAAAGAAAAATATAATGACGAAAGAGAGTTCATTGTAG